The Marinobacter sp. M3C sequence AGTGGCGAGGTCTCCAGAGGACTTTGTCGTTTTTGGACGGAAAATCCCTAGAACCCCACATTGAGCCGGTATTACAGGACGATGCCGGCGAAGCCCTGGTGTGTTGCCACAACGCCCTAATCAACACCCTGATGCGATCCCTGCTGGCCAACGCGATCCAATACAGCCCACAACACACGGTGGTGGAAACCCACCTGCTGCCCTCCGCAGACGGCTATCACGTTACCGTTTGCGATCAGGGCCCCGGTATTGCAACTGCAGACCGGGAACGGGCGCTTAGCCGTTTCGTGAGGCTTGACCAAAGGATGGGTGGCGGCGCGGGGCTGGGATTGGCCATTGCGCGGCGAATTGCGGAACTCCATGGCGGCCAACTGACCCTGAACACGCGACCCGACGGCCAGACCGGGCTCTGTGTCAGCCTTTGGCTGCCGGCGCGCACGGCGCTTTGGAAGAATGCAGCAATGGTGAGCGGCAACGGTGAGCGTTAAGCTCAACCGGGCTTTAAGATTTCAACGCATTCAAGAGCGTTTCATCGTCCATCGGTTGTCCCCAGCGATTGCCGTGCATCAACTCGGCCAGGGGCAGGCGCGAACGCCAGCCTTTGGCCTGAAGCTCGGGCTGGTCCAGAAACTCGCTGACGTAGCCAAGGCACAAATAAGCCAGCGGATACACGTTATCCGGCAGGTTCAGAATGCCTGCCAGTGTGGTTTGATCGACAATGCTCACCCAGCCTATGCCTATGCCTTCCGCCCGCGCCGCCAGCCATAAGTTCTGTACCGCCAGGCAAGTGCTGAACAAGTCCATCTCCACAATGGAACTGCGCCCCAGCACATGGGTGCCACCACGGCTGCGATCGCAGGTAATGCAGAGATTTAAGGGGCTTTCGACAATGCCCTGCAGTTTCAGGCTGCGGTAGGTTTCCTGCTGATCGCCGCTGTAGTTGTTCGCGGCTTTGGCGTTTTCTTCGTGGTAGCTGGCCAGCACCTGCTCGCGCACGTCCAGACTGTCGATCAGGATAAAATCCCAGGGCTGCATAAACCCCACCGACGGTGCATGGTGCGCGGCTTTCAACAGCCGGGCCAATACGGGCCGGGGGATGGGGTCTGGCAAAAACTGGGAGCGCACGTCACGGCGCTCGAAAATAGCGCGATACAGCCCGGCGCGTTCTTCGTCCGTGAAAGGCCGGTTGGGATCACTCATGGCTGCCCCGTCGGGCCAGGCGTGGTCGCCGCTGCCTTCAGCCCCAGCAAGTCGCGCAGCCAGTGGGTATCAAGATGTTGCTCCACCTGATCCGCCAGCCGGTCAAGCTGAGCCAGGCGATGTTGCTGATAGTCTACCGCAGCGTCTGAGTGATCCAGCCCGGCCCATTGCAGCACGGCATCACAACCCCCAGGCTCATCAAAAATTCCGTGTACATAGGTGCCCGCTATCTGACCGTCAGCACTGATAGCTCCTTCGTTTTTGCCGTTCATCCGGCCTAATGGGCGCGCCAGAGCCGCGCCTTCGCTCACACCGTTGTGCATTTCATAGCCGCTAAAACTGGCATCGGGTTGGCCGGAATTCTGCGCTGGCAGGGATATCGTGCCGCAGACGTTTTTGAGCTGCTTGCCGGCCACCATGGTGGTCGTCATATTCAACAGACCCAGGCATTCGGTTGTACCGCTGCTGCCTTCCAGCCCTTCCGGATCGTCCACGCGCTCACCCAGCATTTGAAAGCCACCGCAAATGCCAAACACCTTACCGCCATAGCGCAGGTGTTTTTGGATAGCCTGCGTCCAGCCCTGAGCGTGAAGAAAGGCCATATCGGTGCGGGTGCTTTTGCTGCCGGGCAGAATAATCAGGTCGGCCGCTGGAATGGGTTGGTCCGGGCCAATAAACTGCAGGTTTACGCCGGGATGCAGGCGTAGCGGGTCAAAATCGTTGTGGTTACTGATGCGCGGCAGCACCGGCACAATCACATTCAGGGCGCCGGCTTCGCTTGCGCCGCTGGTGCCAATGCTGTCTTCGGAATCTACAATCAGGCCTTGAAGATACGGCAGTACGCCAATGACCGGTTTTCCAGTGCGCTCAGTCAGCCAGTCCAAGCCTGGCTCCAGCAGAGCGATATCGCCGCGAAAGCGATTGATGATAAAACCTTTTGTGCGGTTTTGTTCGCTGGCGGAAATCAACTCCAGAGTGCCTACCAGCTGGGCAAACACACCGCCACGGTCAATATCGCCCACCAACAGCACCGGGCAATCTGCCGCTTCGGCAAAGCCCATATTGGCGATGTCATTGGCGCGCAGGTTGATTTCAGCGGGGCTGCCGGCGCCTTCGGCGATGATCACATCATAGCGTTGGCTAAGCGCACGCCAGGCGTCCATCACCGCCACCATGGCCTCGGCTTTGTAAGCGTGATAATCCAGCGCGTCCATATTGCCGTGCACCTGGCCGCGCAGAATCACCTGGGCGCCGCAGTCGCTTTGTGGCTTCAGCAATACGGGATTCATATCGCTGTGGGGTTCAAGGCCACACGCCAGCGCTTGCAGTGCTGTCGATCGGCCAATTTCGCCACCGTCTATGGTCACGGCGCTATTCAAGGCCATATTCTGCGGCTTGAACGGCGCCACCGACACACCCTGGCGCGCCAGCCAGCGGCACAAAGCCGCCACCACGGTGGTCTTGCCGGCGTCAGAAGTCGTGCCCTGAATCATCAGTGTAGGCATGGCCTAAAGCTCAACGCCTTTTTGGGCTTTGATGCCCTGATCTTTGAACGCGTGCTTCACCACGCCCATTTCAGTCACGGTGTCGGCCAGGTCAATCAATTCTTGGGGCGCGTTGCGGCCGGTAACAACAACGTGCTGCATGGCTGGCCGGGATTGAAGGTCGTCCAGCACACGGTCCAGGTCGATGTACTCGTATTTCAGCGCGATGTTCAGTTCGTCCAGCAGAATCATGTCGTAGCTGTCGTCTTTGAGCATCGCCGCGACAATCTCCCAGGCGGCTGTGGCCGCGGCCACATCCTGTTCCCGGTTTTTGGTTTCCCAGGTGTAACCCTGCCCCATCACGTGGTAATCCACACCCGGCAGATTGCGGAAGAAGGCTTCTTCGCCGGTGCTGAAGGCACCTTTAATAAACTGCACCACACCCACTTTCATGCCGTGGCCCAGGGCGCGGGCAACCATGCCAAAGCCGGAGCTGCTTTTGCCTTTACCGGGGCCGGTCAGCACCAGCAACACTCCCTGTTCTTTCTGGGCGCGGGCAATGCGTTCGTGCATCATTGTCTGCTTGGCCGCCATACGGCGGGCGTGGCGTTCGGGGTCTTTGGCGCGTTCACGCATGTAATGGTTCCTTCTCAGTTAACGGATGAAATGTCTGGCCCTGGCCAGATTCACTAACGGCAGCCTGAGCGCGTCAGGATCACCGATGTCTGGCAGTCATCGTTCGCCGCACGCACGGACGGATACGCAGCGGTGCCGCCCCTGCGGGCAGAACCGAAAGCTTCCCGCTGTTGCGGATCCAGCTGGTCTGCCACCCAATCCATCAACGGATGGTCCGGACGAGTATGACCGCTTCCGGGCAGGCCATGGTTGATAATATTGTTAGCGAAATCACTTAACAGCGGTTTCAGGGTAAAGATATCCACCTCCCAGAAACCACGTTTGGCTGCTAGCAGAGCGATTGCCTGCATGTGCGTCTTGACGTGAACGTTGTACCCCTCAGCCAGAAAATCATCCAGGCCAAGCCCGTGGCGATCCTGAAAATACACGTCATTAACCTCATCCCAAACGCTTGAGCGAAGCACCTGCGGGCTGGTTATCTGCCAGCCCCAGAGGTTATCCAGAAAATCGCTGCCCATGGTGCGGGCACCAGCATAACCATGCTCCATTAACGGCGCCAGCCACTGCGGATTCAAATTGCGGGCGCGAAGTTCAACCTGCAACGCGCGTTGAAGTGAATCGACACGCGGATTCTTTGGATCCTCGTACTGCAAAACCCGATTTTCCGGCGGTTCACCCCGCAGATGCTCCACTGCATTGGAGAGGCCGCCCTGAAAGTCGAAACCGTCGTCGTTATCAAGCAGGCCGTACAAATGGCTTGACCGGCCAAGATAGGTTTTGTCTACAGACAGCAACTGGAGGTCAAACGCCTCGTGCGCCGGCTCACCGTTGCTTTCTTTACCGTAAACATGCCCCATTCGGCGGCGATAGGCATCCCCCAGTTGTTGTCGGCTCTGCCATGCTCCGGTGCGCGTAGCCAGAGTATTAACACCGGCTCCGTAAGCCCCCGGCGCTGTACCAAACACCCGGTAGGCCGCCTGTGTGCCGGCGTCGCGCCCCGACTGCCCGGCCGCCAGCAGAACTCGAACATCGGCAACCCAGCGCGCGGCCACGCCATTGGTTGCAAGCGATTCAATGCCGCGCTCACGCAGGGCAACCGGCAACACCGACAGCGCCTGATCAAGGGCAGGCGCCAAATCCGGGTGGTCGTTAACGATCGTTTTTGCGGCGCCCGCCAGCGCGTAACGAGAGGCAAGGTCCAGCCATTCCAACTTGCTACCGTAAAGGTCCCGGAACAGCCCGGACGTGGTAAAGACCACATTACGCCGCACCGGGTTATCGGTGCCCGGCCCGGCCGGCAGCCGCTCCAGGCCGTTAACAATGCCCCTGCTGTTCCAGACCGGCCGGATACCCATAAGTTTCAGACCGAAAGCGATCATCACGCCTTCGTCGCGCACCGTATCCGAAGCCCAGAGAACCAACGCATCACTTTCATCACGCTGTCGGGTACCGGTTTTTTCCGCTTCTGCGACCAGCTCCTCAGCCAGCGACCAGGCAACTCGTGTCGGAATCAGGTCGTCAGACAGGGCATGAAAATTTCGCCCGGTGGGCAGAACCTCGGGGGTTCGTAACGGGTCATTGCCTTGCCCTGGTGCCACAAAACGACCATTGAGCGCATTCAGCCAGCTCTTGCGTTCCGCCGCCGGCGATCCAGCCAGTTTCTGTCGCCAACCCGGGTTTGGTTTACCGGAGTCGCCTGCCATTGAGGTCAGCATGGTATCCAGCATCTCAGGGGTCCAGTCCTGACCAAACACGTGCAGGCCCAGGGGCATGTAATGCTCTTGTATGCTTGTCACATAATGCCCGGCTTCATGAACCAGCAATTCCGGCGACAACGTATCAACCGAGACCTCGGCGGCCGCAAGACCCATTTCATTGGCAATTTCATGCTCGATATCTTCGGCAATATCCAGTTCCGCTATTTTTTCCCGAAGCAACGCCAACGCGCGCTCCCGGGTGGGGCTGTTGGGTTCGGTGGCAGACTGCCAGGTCTCCACTAACTGCCTTACTTCAAGCAGATTGTCGTACAGTTCGGTGGCCGCCAGAGGCGGGGTCAAATGGCTGATCATCACACCCAGCGCCCGGCGCTTCGCCTGTATGCCCTCGCCAACACCGTCCACAATGTAGGGGTAGATCAGCGGCAGGTCGCCACCCAGAAGATCCGGATAATCGTCCTCGGTTAGGCCCGCACGCCGCCGTGGCAGAAATTCACGAGTGGAATGCCGGCCCACATACACCAGCGCATCGGCCTTATAGTGATCCCGCAGCCAATGGTAGAAACCGACGTATTGATGCGTTGGCGGAAAGGTGGTGTTGGCGTGAAGCAGTTCTTCATTCACCTCCCAGCCTCTTGGCGGCTGTGGCCCGATAAAGATATTGCCGAACCGCAGACCGGGGAAAATCAGGCGATTATTCACCACCATCGACTGCCCTGGCGCCTCACCCCAACCCTTCAGTCCTGGAAGGTCAGTATCGGTCAGTGCCACTCGCAGAGCGTTCAGCTCGTTTTTATGGCCGCCTTCTTTAAGCCGGCGGATCCATAATGTTTCGTAGTCATCAAGACGGACCAGGGCTGTAGGTTGATTGGGGTGTTTCACATTTTCGATCAAATGCCGAAGATCCCTCACTCCCCGGTCCAGAATACCCAGGGCCAGGCCCTGTTCAGCGAGTTGATGGGCCTGCTCGAGACGTTCATGAAGATACCCGGTAGGACCATGAACCATTTCCTGCT is a genomic window containing:
- a CDS encoding ATP-binding protein; translation: MDGKSLEPHIEPVLQDDAGEALVCCHNALINTLMRSLLANAIQYSPQHTVVETHLLPSADGYHVTVCDQGPGIATADRERALSRFVRLDQRMGGGAGLGLAIARRIAELHGGQLTLNTRPDGQTGLCVSLWLPARTALWKNAAMVSGNGER
- the bluB gene encoding 5,6-dimethylbenzimidazole synthase, whose product is MSDPNRPFTDEERAGLYRAIFERRDVRSQFLPDPIPRPVLARLLKAAHHAPSVGFMQPWDFILIDSLDVREQVLASYHEENAKAANNYSGDQQETYRSLKLQGIVESPLNLCITCDRSRGGTHVLGRSSIVEMDLFSTCLAVQNLWLAARAEGIGIGWVSIVDQTTLAGILNLPDNVYPLAYLCLGYVSEFLDQPELQAKGWRSRLPLAELMHGNRWGQPMDDETLLNALKS
- a CDS encoding cobyric acid synthase, translated to MPTLMIQGTTSDAGKTTVVAALCRWLARQGVSVAPFKPQNMALNSAVTIDGGEIGRSTALQALACGLEPHSDMNPVLLKPQSDCGAQVILRGQVHGNMDALDYHAYKAEAMVAVMDAWRALSQRYDVIIAEGAGSPAEINLRANDIANMGFAEAADCPVLLVGDIDRGGVFAQLVGTLELISASEQNRTKGFIINRFRGDIALLEPGLDWLTERTGKPVIGVLPYLQGLIVDSEDSIGTSGASEAGALNVIVPVLPRISNHNDFDPLRLHPGVNLQFIGPDQPIPAADLIILPGSKSTRTDMAFLHAQGWTQAIQKHLRYGGKVFGICGGFQMLGERVDDPEGLEGSSGTTECLGLLNMTTTMVAGKQLKNVCGTISLPAQNSGQPDASFSGYEMHNGVSEGAALARPLGRMNGKNEGAISADGQIAGTYVHGIFDEPGGCDAVLQWAGLDHSDAAVDYQQHRLAQLDRLADQVEQHLDTHWLRDLLGLKAAATTPGPTGQP
- the cobO gene encoding cob(I)yrinic acid a,c-diamide adenosyltransferase — protein: MRERAKDPERHARRMAAKQTMMHERIARAQKEQGVLLVLTGPGKGKSSSGFGMVARALGHGMKVGVVQFIKGAFSTGEEAFFRNLPGVDYHVMGQGYTWETKNREQDVAAATAAWEIVAAMLKDDSYDMILLDELNIALKYEYIDLDRVLDDLQSRPAMQHVVVTGRNAPQELIDLADTVTEMGVVKHAFKDQGIKAQKGVEL
- a CDS encoding cobaltochelatase subunit CobN; its protein translation is MRYLKTFLIALTMSVSAPPLMAATVMGIVSERSAAEMAAGAHRFLDRNPNHQVVLRTPEQLAIQSDQHVLELLESADALVLSAVFGDQVNRLATLIEQVVADDPARQMPVLGINSDWRISRLSQINGRQPLASLDDAGLRMLVAAPTAGVDASDDLADRQAVFPDQAAWLEGRAFYQGRTPQHLDGLMRWLLARAGHDIDYEKPEPRASIRYYQNGEANADASRLELADGPVVAILDLDSGDRPGDRDLLNDMCAALKARDLQCFAILSRWGGASLDALSALEATIQPATLAGIVSLQDFTIGGGEGRLQVTQELIRLNVPVIKGLRLASRTRNQWQLSVDGIPADKVHYKLAMPELQGVSQPMVLATAEPEVIDTLTGVALTLTQPVPNRVQALADRLKRWQVLQTKANADKRVAILYYNHPPGRQNVGADNLDVPASLFEMLTWLQAEGYSTGTLPDSSEALLDMIQQRGVSLPDDPRALQEMAGEVPSMSAETYRGYLQSLPGVVQQEMVHGPTGYLHERLEQAHQLAEQGLALGILDRGVRDLRHLIENVKHPNQPTALVRLDDYETLWIRRLKEGGHKNELNALRVALTDTDLPGLKGWGEAPGQSMVVNNRLIFPGLRFGNIFIGPQPPRGWEVNEELLHANTTFPPTHQYVGFYHWLRDHYKADALVYVGRHSTREFLPRRRAGLTEDDYPDLLGGDLPLIYPYIVDGVGEGIQAKRRALGVMISHLTPPLAATELYDNLLEVRQLVETWQSATEPNSPTRERALALLREKIAELDIAEDIEHEIANEMGLAAAEVSVDTLSPELLVHEAGHYVTSIQEHYMPLGLHVFGQDWTPEMLDTMLTSMAGDSGKPNPGWRQKLAGSPAAERKSWLNALNGRFVAPGQGNDPLRTPEVLPTGRNFHALSDDLIPTRVAWSLAEELVAEAEKTGTRQRDESDALVLWASDTVRDEGVMIAFGLKLMGIRPVWNSRGIVNGLERLPAGPGTDNPVRRNVVFTTSGLFRDLYGSKLEWLDLASRYALAGAAKTIVNDHPDLAPALDQALSVLPVALRERGIESLATNGVAARWVADVRVLLAAGQSGRDAGTQAAYRVFGTAPGAYGAGVNTLATRTGAWQSRQQLGDAYRRRMGHVYGKESNGEPAHEAFDLQLLSVDKTYLGRSSHLYGLLDNDDGFDFQGGLSNAVEHLRGEPPENRVLQYEDPKNPRVDSLQRALQVELRARNLNPQWLAPLMEHGYAGARTMGSDFLDNLWGWQITSPQVLRSSVWDEVNDVYFQDRHGLGLDDFLAEGYNVHVKTHMQAIALLAAKRGFWEVDIFTLKPLLSDFANNIINHGLPGSGHTRPDHPLMDWVADQLDPQQREAFGSARRGGTAAYPSVRAANDDCQTSVILTRSGCR